One Segnochrobactrum spirostomi genomic window carries:
- a CDS encoding ABC transporter substrate-binding protein has translation MSVGSWVRAGLFGLGLAAAPMAVGPAAADAGDIAIGVIMRKIPPPPADAIDPVPVDEGVAGARIAIEDNNTTGRFMKQHYALSETVLDKDQSPVDAAKALVAKGTKILVLSLPAADVTAVADAVKDAGAIVFNAGATDDSLRNADCRVNVFSVAPSRAMLTDALMQYLATKRWTNLFLVTGPTPADGLYADQVRRAAKKFGLKIGSEKAWTFGALATARADGPISADALVFTRGVDYDVLIVADEPGDFGDYVLYRTWSPKLVAGTQGLIATTMHPTLQVWGATQLQNRFQRTFQRRMRPVDYQVWMAVRAVGEAATRTRSGDPAALAAFMVKPEFQLAAYKGVPTSFRPWDHQLRQPILVVQPMSLVSVSPQPEFLHQRSPLDSLGTDEPESTCKFH, from the coding sequence ATGAGTGTGGGATCCTGGGTGCGGGCCGGCCTGTTCGGGCTGGGTCTCGCCGCGGCACCGATGGCGGTCGGCCCTGCTGCGGCGGACGCCGGCGACATCGCGATCGGCGTGATCATGCGCAAGATCCCGCCGCCGCCGGCGGATGCGATCGATCCGGTTCCGGTCGACGAGGGCGTCGCCGGCGCGCGGATCGCGATCGAGGACAACAACACCACCGGCCGTTTCATGAAGCAGCATTATGCGCTCAGTGAAACGGTGCTCGACAAGGACCAATCCCCGGTCGACGCGGCGAAGGCCCTCGTCGCCAAGGGCACCAAGATCCTGGTGCTGTCGCTGCCCGCCGCCGACGTCACGGCAGTCGCCGATGCGGTGAAGGATGCGGGCGCCATCGTCTTCAACGCGGGGGCGACCGACGACAGCCTCCGCAATGCGGATTGCCGCGTCAACGTGTTCTCGGTCGCGCCGAGCCGGGCGATGCTCACCGACGCCTTGATGCAATATCTGGCGACCAAGCGCTGGACCAACCTCTTCCTCGTCACCGGGCCGACCCCGGCCGACGGGCTCTACGCGGATCAGGTCCGCCGCGCGGCCAAGAAGTTCGGCCTCAAAATCGGGTCGGAGAAAGCCTGGACCTTCGGCGCACTCGCGACCGCCCGGGCGGACGGCCCGATCTCGGCCGACGCCCTCGTTTTCACCCGCGGCGTCGATTACGACGTCCTCATCGTCGCCGACGAGCCCGGCGATTTCGGCGATTACGTCCTCTACCGCACCTGGTCGCCGAAGCTCGTGGCGGGCACCCAGGGTCTCATCGCCACGACGATGCATCCCACACTTCAGGTCTGGGGCGCGACGCAGCTTCAGAACCGCTTCCAGCGCACCTTCCAGCGGCGGATGCGGCCGGTCGATTATCAGGTCTGGATGGCGGTCCGCGCGGTCGGCGAAGCGGCGACGCGAACCCGCAGCGGCGATCCGGCGGCGCTCGCCGCCTTCATGGTGAAGCCCGAGTTCCAGCTCGCCGCCTACAAGGGCGTGCCGACGAGCTTCCGCCCGTGGGACCATCAACTGCGCCAGCCGATCCTGGTGGTGCAGCCGATGTCGCTCGTGTCCGTCTCGCCGCAGCCGGAATTCCTCCACCAGCGCTCGCCGCTCGACTCGCTCGGCACCGACGAGCCGGAATCGACCTGCAAGTTCCACTGA
- a CDS encoding aromatic ring-hydroxylating dioxygenase subunit alpha, whose amino-acid sequence MTSAQKTSARVNAAPAETPTFPLNAWYAAAWSHEIEHALAPRTICGKEIVLYRRTDGAVAALENACWHRLLPLSLGWLQGDEVVCGYHGLVFDAGGRCTHMPAQETINPSACVRTYPVIERHRLVWIWPGDPALADPAEMPDFHWNDGTEWIGEGGTYYGLRCDYRLIVDNLMDLTHETYVHAGSIGHDAITAASFDVTHTDRTATVTRWMLGIDPPPFWARNLGKPGLVDRWQIITFQAPSVVVGDVGVAPVGTGAQQGDRSQGVNGCFLAAITPATATTCHYFWNFVRTFKKDDEALTRSINLAHVNAEGKGLYDQDVTVLEAQQRAIETHPRLPFYNLNIDAGALWARRMIDRLLADEAQRSAPAAAAE is encoded by the coding sequence ATGACCAGCGCCCAGAAGACCAGCGCCCGCGTGAACGCCGCGCCAGCGGAAACCCCGACCTTCCCGCTCAATGCCTGGTACGCCGCCGCGTGGTCGCACGAGATCGAGCACGCGCTCGCACCCCGCACCATCTGCGGCAAGGAGATCGTGCTCTACCGGCGCACCGACGGCGCGGTCGCCGCGCTCGAAAATGCCTGCTGGCATCGGCTGCTGCCGCTCTCCCTCGGCTGGCTCCAGGGCGACGAGGTGGTGTGCGGCTATCACGGCCTCGTCTTCGACGCCGGCGGCCGCTGCACCCATATGCCGGCGCAGGAGACCATCAACCCGTCCGCGTGCGTGCGCACCTACCCGGTGATCGAGCGGCACCGGCTGGTGTGGATCTGGCCGGGCGATCCGGCGCTCGCCGACCCCGCTGAGATGCCCGATTTCCATTGGAACGACGGCACCGAATGGATCGGCGAAGGCGGCACCTATTACGGGCTGCGCTGCGATTACCGCCTCATCGTCGACAACCTCATGGACCTCACCCACGAGACCTACGTCCATGCCGGTAGCATCGGCCACGACGCCATCACGGCCGCCTCCTTCGACGTGACCCACACCGACCGCACCGCGACCGTCACCCGCTGGATGCTCGGCATCGACCCGCCGCCGTTTTGGGCGCGCAATCTCGGCAAGCCGGGCCTGGTCGATCGCTGGCAGATCATTACCTTCCAGGCGCCGAGCGTGGTCGTGGGCGATGTCGGCGTCGCCCCGGTCGGCACCGGAGCGCAGCAGGGCGACCGCTCTCAGGGCGTCAACGGCTGCTTCCTCGCCGCAATCACACCGGCGACGGCGACGACCTGCCATTATTTCTGGAACTTCGTCCGCACCTTCAAAAAGGACGACGAGGCGCTGACGCGCTCGATCAACCTCGCCCACGTCAACGCCGAGGGCAAAGGGCTCTACGATCAGGATGTGACGGTGCTCGAAGCCCAGCAGCGGGCGATCGAGACCCATCCCCGCCTGCCCTTCTACAACCTCAACATCGATGCCGGGGCGCTTTGGGCCCGCCGCATGATCGACCGGCTGCTCGCCGACGAGGCGCAGCGGTCGGCCCCGGCGGCGGCGGCCGAATAG
- a CDS encoding PDR/VanB family oxidoreductase, with product MASIEWSSGRLRSVQDLTADIRLFEIERDGPFMPAAPGAHINVGVEIAGRPDTRSYSVVGADDDGLYRIAVKRVPQSRGGSAYMWSLAPGARMRVSAPRNHFPLSLGKGDYFLVAGGIGITPLYGMALALAETGARFRLAYAARTRADLAFADVLAARLGDRLSLHIAAEGERIDLAAEIDALPADAELYICGPLPMFEAARRHWQTRGRAPARFRFETFGSSGRYASEPFRVKIPRLGKDIVVPQNQSLLEALEDAGVEMISDCRRGECGLCTLPILETDGIVDHRDVFFSDRQKAAGGKICTCVSRVSGGEIVLDTPDRAG from the coding sequence ATGGCGAGCATCGAATGGTCGTCCGGCCGCCTGCGGTCGGTGCAGGATCTGACGGCGGACATCCGCCTGTTCGAAATCGAGCGGGACGGCCCCTTCATGCCGGCGGCGCCCGGCGCCCACATCAACGTGGGCGTCGAGATCGCCGGACGGCCCGATACGCGGTCCTATTCCGTGGTCGGCGCTGACGACGACGGCCTCTATCGGATCGCGGTGAAGCGGGTGCCGCAGAGCCGCGGCGGCTCGGCCTATATGTGGTCGCTCGCGCCGGGAGCGCGGATGCGCGTCTCGGCGCCGCGCAACCATTTCCCGCTCAGCCTCGGCAAAGGCGACTATTTCCTCGTCGCCGGCGGCATCGGCATCACGCCGCTCTACGGCATGGCCCTCGCTTTGGCCGAAACCGGGGCCCGCTTCCGCCTCGCTTATGCCGCCCGCACCCGCGCCGATCTCGCCTTCGCCGATGTCCTCGCGGCGCGCCTCGGTGATCGTCTCTCGCTCCACATCGCGGCGGAGGGCGAGCGGATCGACCTCGCCGCCGAAATCGACGCCCTCCCCGCCGACGCCGAGCTCTATATTTGCGGTCCTCTTCCGATGTTCGAGGCCGCCCGTCGCCATTGGCAGACGCGCGGGCGCGCTCCGGCGCGCTTCCGCTTCGAGACGTTCGGCAGCAGCGGCCGTTATGCCTCCGAACCGTTCCGGGTGAAGATCCCACGTCTCGGCAAGGATATCGTCGTCCCGCAGAACCAGAGCCTGCTCGAGGCGCTGGAGGATGCCGGCGTCGAGATGATTTCGGATTGCCGGCGCGGCGAATGCGGCCTCTGCACCCTGCCGATCCTCGAAACCGACGGCATCGTGGACCATCGCGACGTCTTTTTCAGCGATCGCCAGAAGGCGGCGGGCGGCAAGATCTGCACCTGCGTCTCGCGGGTGAGCGGCGGCGAGATCGTTCTCGACACGCCGGATCGGGCCGGCTGA
- a CDS encoding GntR family transcriptional regulator, which translates to MAAASASRKADPSAPGKAVSQTTRALLTLRDLVLEGTLKQGERVSELQLVDLLGVSRTPVRAALLRLQEEGLLEALPSGGYAVRTFSEREVFEAVEIRGTLEGLAARLAAERGVTAAELDALGICLDALDDTVSGPELTEARLDRYIELNAQFHALLVRAAGSQTLVREVERASALPFASPSALLQVQASASEAHHRLTIAQDQHRSVVNAIERREGARAEALMREHARLTHRNLERAFANQRILALMPGAKLIKPRPID; encoded by the coding sequence ATGGCCGCCGCGAGCGCAAGCCGAAAGGCCGATCCGTCGGCGCCGGGCAAGGCCGTGTCGCAGACGACGCGGGCCTTGCTGACCTTGCGCGACTTGGTCCTCGAAGGAACCCTGAAGCAAGGCGAACGGGTCTCCGAATTGCAGCTCGTCGATCTCCTCGGCGTGTCGCGGACCCCCGTGCGCGCCGCGCTCCTGCGCCTCCAAGAGGAAGGGTTGCTCGAAGCGCTGCCCTCCGGCGGCTATGCCGTGCGCACCTTCAGCGAGCGGGAGGTGTTCGAGGCGGTGGAGATCCGCGGCACGCTGGAAGGGCTCGCCGCCCGCCTCGCGGCGGAGCGCGGCGTCACCGCCGCCGAGCTCGATGCGCTGGGGATCTGTCTCGACGCTCTCGACGACACGGTGAGCGGGCCGGAGCTCACCGAGGCGCGGCTCGACCGCTACATCGAACTCAATGCGCAGTTCCATGCGCTGCTGGTGCGGGCCGCCGGCAGTCAGACCTTGGTGCGGGAAGTCGAGCGCGCCTCCGCCCTTCCCTTCGCCTCGCCGAGCGCGCTCTTACAAGTGCAGGCGAGCGCGTCGGAGGCACATCACCGGCTGACGATCGCTCAGGATCAGCACCGCAGCGTCGTCAACGCCATCGAGCGGCGCGAAGGCGCGCGCGCCGAGGCATTGATGCGCGAGCACGCCCGCCTCACCCATCGCAATCTCGAGCGGGCCTTCGCCAATCAGCGCATCCTGGCGCTGATGCCGGGGGCCAAGCTGATCAAGCCGCGCCCGATCGACTGA
- a CDS encoding mannitol dehydrogenase family protein, which produces MSSSTPLAKPRLSASTLAEIPGAVAVPTYDRAAVRPGIVHLGIGAFHRAHQAVYTDAVLAAGDLRWGIVGASLRSPDTRDALVPQDGLYSVASRDESGERLRIVGSVATVLVAPENPTALLAALTHPDAAIVSLTVTEKGYCHAPSTGELDAAHPDIVHDLAVPERPRSAPGFLIEAIARRRAVGLAPLTLLSCDNLPDNGRTLRRVITRLATLRDPDLGHYVADHIRFPSTMVDRIVPATTDADRNAVSAALGLEDAWPIMTEPFTQWVIEDDFAAGRPAWDEAGATFVSDVAPFELTKLRLLNGSHSTLAYLGWLAGHETVAEAMRAPGFARLVRALMDEEVTPHLPGLPGFDLDAYKDSLIARFRNPALRHRTAQIAMDGSQKLPQRLLHSIRARLEAGAPFPRLALGVAAWMRYARGTDEAGRPIDVRDPLADAIRACTGHLTDAPAIVEAFLGFEQVFGTDLKASPTFRAAVETALARLLRHGAAATVEAAAA; this is translated from the coding sequence ATGTCCTCGTCCACTCCCCTCGCGAAGCCGCGCCTGTCCGCCTCGACGCTCGCCGAAATACCCGGCGCCGTCGCTGTCCCGACCTACGACCGCGCGGCGGTGCGCCCGGGGATCGTCCACCTCGGCATCGGGGCGTTCCACCGGGCCCATCAGGCGGTCTATACCGACGCCGTTCTCGCCGCCGGTGATCTCCGATGGGGTATCGTCGGGGCTTCGCTGCGCTCCCCCGACACCCGGGACGCCCTCGTCCCCCAGGATGGCCTCTACAGCGTCGCGAGCCGTGACGAGAGCGGCGAGCGATTGCGGATCGTCGGCAGCGTCGCGACGGTGCTGGTCGCCCCGGAGAACCCGACCGCCCTGCTCGCCGCCCTGACCCATCCGGATGCTGCGATCGTCTCACTGACGGTGACCGAGAAGGGCTATTGCCACGCGCCGTCGACGGGGGAACTCGACGCGGCCCATCCGGACATCGTCCATGACCTCGCCGTGCCGGAGCGGCCCCGGTCGGCGCCCGGCTTTTTGATCGAGGCGATCGCGCGCCGCCGCGCGGTGGGCCTCGCACCTCTGACGCTGCTGTCGTGCGACAACCTGCCGGACAACGGCCGCACGCTGCGCCGCGTCATCACCCGCCTCGCGACGCTGCGCGATCCCGATCTCGGCCACTATGTCGCCGACCATATCCGCTTCCCGTCCACGATGGTCGACCGCATCGTGCCGGCGACGACCGACGCCGACCGGAACGCCGTTTCCGCGGCACTCGGGCTCGAAGACGCGTGGCCGATCATGACGGAGCCCTTCACCCAATGGGTGATCGAGGACGACTTCGCCGCGGGCCGCCCGGCCTGGGACGAAGCGGGGGCGACCTTCGTGTCGGACGTGGCGCCGTTCGAGCTGACGAAGCTGCGCCTCCTCAACGGCTCCCATTCGACGCTCGCTTATCTCGGCTGGCTCGCCGGCCACGAGACCGTCGCCGAGGCGATGCGCGCGCCGGGCTTCGCGCGGCTCGTCCGCGCCCTGATGGACGAGGAGGTCACGCCCCATCTCCCCGGCCTGCCGGGCTTCGACCTCGACGCCTATAAGGACTCGCTGATCGCCCGATTCCGCAACCCGGCGCTGCGCCACCGCACCGCCCAGATCGCCATGGACGGCTCGCAGAAGCTGCCGCAGCGGCTGCTGCACTCGATCCGCGCCCGCCTCGAAGCCGGCGCACCGTTCCCGCGTCTCGCCCTCGGCGTCGCCGCCTGGATGCGCTATGCCCGGGGCACCGACGAGGCCGGCCGGCCGATCGACGTCCGCGACCCCCTCGCCGACGCGATCCGCGCCTGCACGGGCCACCTCACCGACGCGCCCGCGATCGTCGAGGCTTTCCTCGGCTTCGAGCAGGTGTTCGGCACCGACCTCAAGGCCTCCCCGACCTTCCGCGCGGCCGTCGAGACCGCGCTCGCCCGCCTCCTCCGCCACGGCGCGGCGGCGACCGTCGAGGCGGCGGCTGCCTGA
- a CDS encoding ABC transporter permease: MSHAAPRSLGLKGHLVCLFGIVGRELLRFLHQRERFFSALVRPLIWLMIFAAGFRSVLGVSIIPPYETYVLYEVYVTPGLAAMVQLFNGMQSSLSMVYDREVGSMRVLMTSPFPRWYLLLSKLVAGVSVSVVQVYAFLIVAQIWGVDLPWLGLVTALPAFILAGLMLGSIGLFISSFVRQLENFASVMNFVIFPMFFASSALYPLWRIREASETLYIVCLANPFTHAVELVRFALYEQIDPLSLGVVSCVTLVFFLGAVAAYDPGRGMIGRRGGPKAET; encoded by the coding sequence ATGAGCCACGCCGCGCCCCGATCGCTCGGCCTCAAGGGCCATCTCGTCTGCCTCTTCGGCATCGTCGGCCGCGAATTGCTGCGCTTCCTGCACCAGCGCGAGCGGTTCTTCTCGGCCCTGGTGCGCCCGCTGATCTGGCTGATGATCTTCGCCGCCGGCTTCCGCAGCGTTCTCGGCGTCTCGATCATCCCGCCCTACGAGACCTACGTGCTCTACGAGGTCTACGTGACGCCGGGCCTCGCGGCGATGGTGCAACTCTTCAACGGCATGCAGTCCTCGCTCTCGATGGTCTACGACCGCGAAGTGGGTTCGATGCGCGTCCTGATGACGAGCCCGTTCCCGCGTTGGTACCTTCTGCTGTCGAAGCTCGTCGCCGGCGTCTCGGTGTCGGTCGTCCAGGTCTACGCCTTCTTGATTGTCGCCCAGATCTGGGGCGTCGATCTGCCCTGGCTCGGCCTCGTGACCGCGCTGCCGGCGTTCATCCTCGCCGGGCTGATGCTCGGTTCGATCGGCCTTTTCATCTCCTCGTTCGTGCGCCAACTCGAAAATTTCGCGAGCGTGATGAACTTCGTGATCTTCCCAATGTTCTTCGCCTCGTCGGCACTCTACCCGCTGTGGCGCATCCGCGAGGCGAGCGAGACGCTCTATATCGTCTGCCTCGCAAATCCCTTCACCCACGCGGTCGAATTGGTGCGCTTCGCGCTCTATGAACAAATCGATCCGCTGTCGCTCGGCGTGGTGTCCTGCGTCACCCTGGTCTTTTTCCTCGGTGCCGTTGCGGCCTACGATCCGGGGCGTGGAATGATCGGCCGCCGCGGCGGCCCAAAAGCAGAAACATGA
- a CDS encoding DUF3280 domain-containing protein has translation MMAALALVAGLTSATAEAAPHVAVLPAELLDMSGAATRNPSPDLQHRLDLVTAELRKLLAQSGEVEVVDVTPAAARIADEGPVYKCNGCEDDIAKSLGADWVATLLVQKTSNLILSFRVKIDDARSGKLVRAGLADIRGDTDDGWVRGVRWIVKNRLLDPPLPTEP, from the coding sequence ATGATGGCGGCGCTCGCCTTGGTCGCGGGGCTGACCTCGGCCACGGCCGAGGCCGCGCCGCATGTTGCCGTCCTACCGGCAGAACTTCTCGACATGAGCGGCGCCGCGACCCGAAATCCGTCGCCGGACTTGCAGCACCGCCTCGATCTCGTCACAGCGGAACTGCGCAAGCTGCTCGCCCAATCCGGGGAGGTCGAGGTGGTGGATGTGACGCCAGCGGCCGCGCGGATCGCCGACGAAGGACCCGTCTACAAGTGCAACGGCTGCGAGGACGACATCGCGAAGTCGCTCGGGGCGGACTGGGTCGCCACCCTGTTGGTGCAAAAAACGTCCAATCTCATCCTGTCCTTTCGCGTTAAGATCGACGACGCGCGCTCCGGCAAACTGGTTCGGGCCGGGCTCGCCGATATCCGTGGCGACACCGACGATGGTTGGGTTCGCGGTGTCCGCTGGATCGTGAAAAACCGGCTCCTCGATCCGCCCCTGCCGACGGAGCCGTGA
- a CDS encoding YVTN family beta-propeller repeat protein: protein MRALVAVTLGLATLAASGPAFAYKAYVSNEADNTVSVIDTDTWKVVDTVDAGRRPRGITLSPDGKSLYVCASDDDGVNVLDAATMKIERTLQSGEDPELFVLAPKGNPLYIANEDSAAVTVLDVEKNQVIAQVPVGVEPEGMEISPDGKILISTSETTNMAHFIDTSTYQVIDSVLVDSRPRYAQFSEDGKVLWVSSEVGGTVSIIDPTTKQITNKISFAIPGVDKEAIQPVGIALTKDGKYGFVALGPANRVAVIDAKTFKVLDYLLVGQRVWHLALTPDQKYLLTTNGVSGDVTVIDVAALKPIKSIPVGRYPWGVVISPN, encoded by the coding sequence ATGCGCGCGCTCGTCGCCGTCACGCTCGGTCTCGCCACGCTCGCCGCGAGCGGCCCCGCCTTCGCCTACAAGGCCTATGTCTCGAACGAAGCCGACAACACCGTCAGCGTCATCGACACCGACACCTGGAAGGTGGTCGACACGGTCGATGCCGGCCGGCGTCCGCGCGGCATCACGCTGAGCCCCGACGGCAAGTCGCTCTATGTCTGCGCCAGCGACGACGACGGCGTGAACGTGCTCGACGCAGCCACAATGAAGATCGAGCGCACGCTGCAATCGGGCGAAGATCCCGAACTGTTCGTCCTCGCGCCCAAGGGCAACCCGCTTTACATCGCCAACGAAGACTCCGCCGCCGTCACCGTCCTCGACGTCGAGAAGAACCAGGTCATCGCCCAGGTGCCGGTCGGCGTCGAGCCGGAGGGCATGGAGATCAGTCCGGACGGCAAGATCCTGATCTCGACCTCCGAAACCACCAACATGGCGCACTTCATCGACACCTCGACCTACCAGGTGATCGACAGCGTCCTCGTCGACTCGCGCCCCCGCTACGCGCAGTTCAGCGAGGATGGCAAGGTTCTCTGGGTCAGCTCGGAGGTGGGCGGCACCGTCAGCATCATCGATCCAACCACCAAGCAGATCACGAACAAGATTTCCTTCGCGATCCCCGGCGTGGACAAGGAGGCGATCCAGCCGGTCGGCATCGCCCTCACCAAGGACGGCAAATACGGCTTCGTGGCGCTCGGCCCCGCGAACCGGGTCGCCGTGATCGACGCCAAGACCTTCAAGGTGCTCGACTACCTTCTGGTCGGCCAGCGCGTCTGGCATCTCGCGCTCACGCCGGATCAGAAGTACCTTCTGACGACGAACGGCGTTTCCGGCGACGTGACGGTGATCGATGTGGCGGCCTTGAAGCCCATCAAGTCGATCCCCGTCGGCCGCTATCCCTGGGGCGTCGTGATCTCGCCGAACTGA
- a CDS encoding GNAT family N-acetyltransferase → MSGTGKDDAREKALDEAVEETFPASDPVAFGHSEHAGTPPGHAGAAAFGDGAAEAVRDRPDLQRFELTVDGHVAIAAYRLEGDRIVLTHTEVPEALAGRGVGTRLATGVFDILRARGAVVVPRCPFMATFVARHPDYADLVAS, encoded by the coding sequence ATGAGCGGAACCGGAAAAGACGACGCGCGGGAAAAGGCCCTCGACGAGGCGGTCGAGGAGACCTTTCCGGCAAGCGATCCCGTCGCGTTCGGCCACAGCGAGCATGCCGGGACGCCGCCGGGCCACGCCGGCGCGGCCGCATTCGGCGATGGTGCCGCCGAGGCGGTGCGCGATCGGCCCGATCTCCAGCGCTTCGAGCTGACGGTCGACGGCCATGTCGCGATCGCGGCCTACCGGCTCGAAGGCGACCGGATCGTGCTCACGCACACCGAGGTGCCGGAGGCGCTCGCCGGCCGTGGGGTGGGCACGCGCCTCGCGACAGGCGTGTTCGACATCCTGCGCGCCCGCGGCGCCGTGGTTGTGCCGCGGTGTCCCTTCATGGCGACGTTCGTGGCGCGCCATCCGGACTATGCCGATCTCGTCGCCTCCTGA
- a CDS encoding ABC transporter ATP-binding protein, whose translation MTSPMPAVPMPDAALSVEGVGHRFGRREALRDVSIVVPSGGFVALLGPNGAGKTTLFSVTTRLYDNRTGRIRIFGHDLRREPSLALAEMGVVFQARTLDLDLSVQQNLAYHAALHGLSGAAVKARIAELLGRVGLTDRAGDKVRNLSGGQARRVEIARALVHNPRLLLLDEPTVGLDLESRAAIVAIVRDLVRTEGLSVLWSTHLFDEIEPDDTVFVLHRGRILTSGSAAAIAGDTDLATAFRALTADDGSAPEAAA comes from the coding sequence ATGACGTCGCCCATGCCTGCCGTGCCGATGCCGGACGCTGCCTTGTCGGTGGAAGGCGTCGGCCATCGCTTCGGGCGGCGGGAGGCATTGCGCGACGTTTCCATCGTCGTGCCGAGCGGGGGCTTCGTCGCCCTGCTCGGCCCGAACGGAGCCGGCAAGACGACCCTGTTCTCGGTGACGACGCGTCTTTACGACAACCGCACCGGCCGCATCCGCATCTTCGGCCACGATCTGCGGCGCGAACCCTCCCTCGCGCTCGCGGAGATGGGGGTCGTGTTCCAGGCGCGAACCCTCGACCTCGATCTGTCGGTGCAGCAGAACCTCGCTTATCACGCGGCCCTCCATGGCCTCTCCGGGGCCGCCGTGAAGGCGCGGATCGCGGAACTGCTCGGCCGCGTCGGGCTCACCGACCGCGCCGGCGACAAGGTGCGCAACCTCTCCGGCGGACAGGCGCGGCGGGTCGAAATCGCCCGCGCCCTCGTGCACAATCCCCGCCTTCTCCTGCTCGACGAGCCCACCGTCGGCCTCGATCTCGAATCCCGCGCGGCGATCGTGGCGATCGTGCGCGATCTGGTGCGGACAGAAGGGCTCTCGGTGCTCTGGTCCACCCACCTGTTCGACGAGATCGAGCCGGACGACACCGTGTTCGTGCTCCATCGCGGCCGCATCCTCACCTCGGGCAGCGCCGCGGCGATCGCCGGGGACACCGATCTCGCGACCGCGTTCCGAGCCCTCACGGCCGACGACGGGTCGGCGCCGGAGGCCGCCGCATGA
- a CDS encoding sensor histidine kinase: MSSIRLRLAILAGAAVLTAVVAAFSLVEGLRASDAALERAFTARTRLDLLASLSGRLSDYGLAAVAAAGSTSGVNGAMATARASVSAAFRVVAAAGGAVTIEPAQLARISADFDLLDRQIAEARRMPDTMARTDTVKGALNAFAASAGPQLSSLVDAERREIERTRQAARTLSERLQWGAAAAAVLAILLMVALHRRITGPLVRRIAEIEAGAAAVGRGQLEIRIAGGGRDELGLLVAQFNRMAARLARRERRVVTDRAALERTIADRTAELQAANARLTTVDGQRRRFFADVSHELRTPLTVILGECDVALRGLAKEDGPLRAAFLTIRGRAQRLHRRVGDMLRVARSASGEIELHREEVSLNAVLEEAIDGFARHAVRRGIALTLVHGPTDPIVLADREWLRQVVEGLIGNAFEHATGATRIELRGEETADAVSILLADDGCGIAPEALQSLFERFARSGGGEKSGGFGIGLALARWVVERHGGTIGIMPAEPRGTDVRIRLPKMPGYGDARGPGGLPAMAEFAGDDAA, translated from the coding sequence ATGAGTTCGATCCGGCTGAGGCTCGCCATCCTCGCCGGAGCGGCGGTGCTGACGGCCGTCGTGGCGGCGTTTTCGCTGGTCGAGGGGCTGCGCGCGTCCGACGCCGCGCTCGAACGCGCCTTCACCGCGCGGACCCGTCTCGATCTGCTGGCGAGCCTGTCCGGCCGGCTTTCCGATTACGGCCTCGCTGCGGTCGCGGCGGCGGGCAGCACGTCGGGCGTCAACGGCGCCATGGCGACGGCGCGGGCGTCGGTATCCGCGGCCTTCCGCGTCGTCGCCGCAGCGGGAGGGGCCGTCACCATCGAGCCGGCGCAACTTGCCCGCATCTCGGCCGATTTCGATCTGCTCGACCGCCAGATTGCCGAGGCGCGGCGCATGCCCGACACGATGGCCCGGACCGATACCGTGAAGGGCGCGCTCAATGCCTTCGCCGCGTCGGCGGGCCCCCAGCTTTCGAGCCTCGTCGATGCCGAGCGCCGCGAAATCGAACGCACCCGGCAGGCAGCGCGCACGCTGTCAGAGCGCCTTCAATGGGGCGCGGCCGCCGCGGCGGTGCTCGCCATCCTTCTGATGGTCGCCCTGCACCGACGGATCACCGGGCCGCTGGTGCGCCGGATCGCCGAGATCGAGGCCGGCGCGGCGGCGGTCGGCCGAGGCCAGCTCGAGATTCGGATCGCCGGGGGTGGGCGCGACGAACTCGGCCTGCTCGTCGCCCAGTTCAATCGCATGGCGGCACGGCTTGCGCGCCGCGAACGTCGGGTCGTCACCGATCGCGCCGCGCTCGAGCGAACGATCGCGGACCGTACCGCCGAGCTCCAGGCCGCCAACGCCCGCCTGACGACGGTTGACGGCCAGCGACGCCGCTTCTTCGCCGACGTCAGCCACGAACTGCGCACGCCGCTGACTGTGATCCTCGGCGAGTGCGATGTGGCGCTGCGCGGTCTCGCGAAGGAGGACGGGCCCCTGCGCGCGGCCTTCCTCACCATCCGCGGGCGGGCGCAGCGCCTGCATCGACGCGTCGGGGATATGCTGCGCGTCGCCCGTTCGGCCTCGGGCGAAATCGAGCTTCACCGCGAAGAGGTCTCTCTGAATGCGGTGCTCGAAGAGGCGATCGACGGCTTCGCGCGGCACGCCGTTCGCCGCGGGATCGCGTTGACGTTGGTGCACGGGCCGACCGACCCGATCGTCCTCGCCGATCGGGAATGGCTTCGACAGGTCGTCGAGGGCCTGATCGGAAACGCGTTTGAGCACGCCACGGGCGCGACCCGGATCGAGCTGCGCGGCGAGGAGACGGCGGACGCCGTTTCGATCCTCCTCGCCGATGACGGATGCGGGATCGCGCCGGAAGCCTTGCAGAGTCTGTTCGAGCGGTTCGCGCGATCGGGCGGCGGCGAGAAGAGCGGCGGCTTCGGCATCGGTCTGGCTCTGGCGCGCTGGGTCGTGGAGCGGCATGGTGGCACCATCGGCATCATGCCGGCCGAGCCGCGCGGAACGGACGTGCGGATCAGGCTGCCGAAGATGCCTGGTTATGGCGATGCGCGCGGCCCCGGCGGATTGCCCGCCATGGCCGAATTCGCCGGAGATGACGCGGCATGA